The DNA sequence GGCATCAACAAAGGCGATGAGTTTTTGGTTATAAAAGAGATGCTCAAAGATGATGAGTTCAAGGACAAGAAGTTTGTCGGTATAGACTACTCGAAAAGTGCGATAGAGTTTGCAAAAAGCAACATGAGAGATGAGAACATGGAGTTTATTTGCGAAGATATAAATAGGTTAAACGAACTAAATTTAGAAAAATTTGACCTCATTATCTCCATAGGAACTCTGCAAAGCTCAAATATAAATTTCAATACCGCATTTATGTCTTTGTTTCAAAATCATCTCCAAAAAGATGGAGCCATGATACTCGGTTTTCCAAACTGCAGATGGATAGACGGCGAGATGATTTATGGTGCAAAAGCCCCAAATTACGCCTTTAGCGAAATGAGTTTGGTCTTAAAAGATATTCATTTCTGCAAAAAATATCTTCAGCAAAAAAAATACAGAGTAGTAATTACCGGCAAGGACTATCTATTTTTGACTGCTAGAAAGATAGGATAAAAATGTTGGAAAAAATTTACGCTAACGCAAATCTTGAGAAGATAAGCTTCTACTCTATTTTACTTTTTGCCTTAACGCTGCCTCTCTCAAGAGCGGCTATTAGTTTTTTTATTTTTTGGTTTATACTGCTTGTTTTACTTAAAAAAGATTATACTAAAAGCTTTGCCATCATTAAAGAGAATCCCATTTTTATCTATATCGGCATCCTCGTTTTCTATGTCTCTCTCACTTTTTTTTGGAGTGAAGATACTCAAACCGCTCTGAGACAGGTACGAATGTATGGATACTGGATTGTTATACCATCCATTGCTATATTAGCCAAGAGGGAGTGGGCACCCAGTATGCTAAATGCTTTTTTGCTTGGTATGTTCATAAGTGAGATACTTGCCTATGGTATATTTTTTGAGCTTTGGAGCATTAACGGCAGAGGTCCCAACTACCCGTCTCCGTTCATGACACATATCCACTACAGCGTTTTTCTGGCATTTACTGCCGTTGTGCTTTTTTATAGAATTTTATCTCGCAACTACACTTTAGCCGCCAAACTTCCGCTTCTTTTCTTCTTTACGGCAAGCACGACAAATCTTATGTTTTCAATAGGACGAACCGGTCAGCTTGCTTTTTTTATCGCACTGTTTATGGCTATATTTTTAAGATTTAAAATCTCTCTTAAGAGCATATTTAGCGCAATTACCCTCATGTTGCTTCTGATTTTTATCTCCTATAATAGCCTTAATCTTTTTAAAACAAGAGTTGATGATGCACTGAACGATATTATAAAAATGAGACAAGGAGACTTCAACACATCCCTTGGAACCAGAGCAGCTTTTTGGATTATAGCTTCTGACATTGTAAAAAAAGATCCTCTATTTGGTGTCGGTGTCGGAGACTATATGTTAGCTACAAAGAGCGCACTAGAAGCAGAGAAATACAA is a window from the Sulfurimonas sp. genome containing:
- a CDS encoding O-antigen ligase family protein gives rise to the protein MLEKIYANANLEKISFYSILLFALTLPLSRAAISFFIFWFILLVLLKKDYTKSFAIIKENPIFIYIGILVFYVSLTFFWSEDTQTALRQVRMYGYWIVIPSIAILAKREWAPSMLNAFLLGMFISEILAYGIFFELWSINGRGPNYPSPFMTHIHYSVFLAFTAVVLFYRILSRNYTLAAKLPLLFFFTASTTNLMFSIGRTGQLAFFIALFMAIFLRFKISLKSIFSAITLMLLLIFISYNSLNLFKTRVDDALNDIIKMRQGDFNTSLGTRAAFWIIASDIVKKDPLFGVGVGDYMLATKSALEAEKYKNSTDEEKEHLSGTHFHNQYLMIAVQTGIIGLFLMFTLIYKLLTLKIENQELKTVSILGFVVIFVGSIAEPLWLLQFPLALFLFIASLSIIASKRA
- a CDS encoding bifunctional 2-polyprenyl-6-hydroxyphenol methylase/3-demethylubiquinol 3-O-methyltransferase UbiG; the protein is MNYQNYKDFRAKSSREILNCFQSLQIKSHEIIEVELLESDINSIGYKAFVDLAQLFFMKMLTPKQKENSVVLRFKKLDLESSFHREENMGNEKYGVNSQFFTIEKTAQFAFLYHYEQALKFIDVKNKKRVLNLGINKGDEFLVIKEMLKDDEFKDKKFVGIDYSKSAIEFAKSNMRDENMEFICEDINRLNELNLEKFDLIISIGTLQSSNINFNTAFMSLFQNHLQKDGAMILGFPNCRWIDGEMIYGAKAPNYAFSEMSLVLKDIHFCKKYLQQKKYRVVITGKDYLFLTARKIG